GGCAGCTCGACGAGCTCGCCGTCGTTGGCTAAGGCACCAACTGCCAAGGCCCACACCACATCGCCGGCCAGCAGCGGACTGACCTTAACCTCGCTAGCTGAGGCCTGCGGTGCGAGCGAGCGCCCACCGTTCCCGTCGTGAGCAGCGCGCCCAGAACCGTGCTCCTCGCTCTCTTCCTGTGCCTCCACTCCCCCAACTGGCAGCATCTCCCCCACGGGCTCGTAGCCGGTCCCGCTCAAGCGCACCTGGCCCGCGGGCACGAGGACGCGCTCCACGGTCATTTCGTTGCGGGTCAAAGTGCCCGTCTTGTCCGAGCAGATAACGGACGCCGATCCCAGCGTTTCTACCGAGCTCAGCTTCTTGACAATCGCGTGATGCTTAGCCATGCGCTGCACGCCCAGAGCCAAAACCACGGTCATAATGGCGGTCAAACCCTCCGGCACAGCAGCCACGGCCAGCGACACGGCCATAAGCAAAGAGTCAATCACGTCTTGCGCGCTGCGGAAGCCCTCCATGAGCGCCAGGGCAGCGAGCACCACGACCGCAATAGCGCAGACGGCCACTCCGAGCACCTTCGAAACCTTGGCCATCTCCTTCTGCAGGGGCGTGGGCTCCTCCGGTGTGTGGGCCAGCAGCTGGGCAATCTTGCCCACTTGCGTCTCCATACCGGTCGCCGTGACCACCATTCGCCCGGTGCCTTGCGTCACAGCCGTGCCGTTGAAGACCATGTTCGACCGGTCAGCCAAGGGCGCGGGCTGGCTCAGCTTGCCCACCCGCTTGCTCACCGGTACCGACTCGCCGGTCAGCGAGGCTTCGGACACATGCAGGCCCGCGGCAGCGAAGAGCCGACCGTCAGCGCAAATAGTGTCGCCCTCTGCCAAAACCACCACGTCGCCGGGCACAATTTCGCTCGTGTTGAGGCTCCTGACCCGCCCCGCCCGCAGGACGTTGGCCCGGGCTGCCGTCATGTCTGCTAGCGCTTCCACAGCCCGCTCAGCCTTGGCCTCCTGGGCGTACCCCAGAGCGGCGTTGGCCAGGAGAATAATGACAATCACAATAGCGTCAAAGGGCAGCGGGGAGCTGGACGAGCCGGCGCTCGGGTGTGTGCGCTCCACCACCCAAGCCAGCAGCGAGATGAGGGTGGCCGCCAAGAGCAGGTAAACCAGGGGGTCCTTAAACTGCTCCAAGAACTTGCGCCAGCCGGGCGTGGGCGGCTCTCCTGCCAGCTCGTTGGGCCCAAAGCGCTCTAAGCGCCGGGCGGCTTCCTGCTCGCTCAAGCCCTGCTCAGGGTCCACGGCGAGCGCCTGGGCTACTTGCCCGGCGTCTATAAGAGAAGGATCTGCGCCCTTCAAGGCCTGCGAATCTGCTGCCTGCCCGCTACGAATATGGCCCTCGGGGACCGTGCTGTCGCCGGTGTCGATACGTTCGGGGCTGCTGGATAACCCAGTCATGCTACTCCCATGCTCATGCCACGGAGTAGTCAACCTCTTGCGATCCACCCGCGAGTGCCGGTGGGCGCTGTGAGCGAGGCTGCGTGGATATCAACCAATTGCGTTGGGTACAGTATACCCGAATCAGGCCGATATTGATTTCGCTGAGCGCAGGATACGTATGCGCACGCATATGCACATACGCATATATGCGAGCTCCGCCTGAACCCCATTTGACTTCAAGCCGACTTGAAGTTGTATGACTAGAGCTAAGCATGTGCAGGGGGCTCAACCTGACCGGCGCAGCTAGGGAATATCAAACTTGCGAAAGGACCCACTATGGCTATCAAACAGACCGCTGGGCACGATCAGCTCGGCGAATTTGCCCCACTCTTCGCGCACCTGAACGACGACGTACTCTTCGGGGAAGTCTGGTCCCGGGAGAGCGAAATGTCGGCACACGACCGCTCGCTCATCACCTGCGCCGGACTCATGTCGATGGGGCTCTTCCCCCAGCTCAAGAGCCACTTAGAAATTGCCAAGCGCAACGGAGTTACCCGCAGCGAAATCGTAGAGCTCATCACCCACCTGTCCTTCTACGCCGGCTGGCCCAAGGCCTGGTCCGCGTTCGAGCTGGCCAAGGAAATCTTCGGGGAAGACCCGGCTCAGGGCGCGGCAGGGCAGGGAGCTACTCCCGAGCACGGCCCTTACCCCCTGGGCAATCCAGCTGATGGCCCTAACTTCACTGGCCACGCTTGGCTGCACATGCTCACCGAGCCCGATGCCGAGTGCTCAGCCGGCAATGTCACCTTCGAACCAGGCTGCGTCAACCGCTGGCACACCCATCCGCATGGGCAACTGCTGTTGGTGACTGCTGGGCGCGGCTGGGAGCAGGAAGAGGGCAAGGAGCCGCGCGAATTAAAGCCCGGCGATGTGGTCTTCTGCCCGCCGAATGTGCGCCACTGGCACGGCGCTTCCCTCGCTTCTGCCATAACCCATGTGGCCGTCACCCCAGCAGCAAACGGGGAGTCGCCAGTCACTTGGCAGGACTTTCCCGACGCAGCTGCAGTAGCCAAGCTCGGCTGAACTCCACAGCGCAAAAGAACCTTACGGGCAAGAGGCTGGTTGGCTCCTGCCCGTAAGATGGAATTATGGCAAATAAGAAAGGCCCAACTAAAGGTTCGGGCGGCAAGCATCGGTTGAAGTTGCGCGGCAGAGGCCCCACGCCCAAGGCCGAAGATCGGGTGTATCACAAGGCCTACAAGGCCAAGCAAGAGAACATGAAACGCCAGGCGGCTGACCCTCGACTGGCGGCTCGGCGACGGGCAGACCGCTTTGCCAGCGACCCCAGTGACCTGGTCCTCGGGCGCAACGCGGTCCTGGAGGCCCTGCGCGTAGGTGTGCCCTCCAGCCAGCTCTATGTGGGCGCGCGCCTGGAGCACGATGACCGCACGCGAGAAATTATTCGACTCGCAGGCCAGGCGGGCTTGAACATCTTGGAAGCAGACCGGCTGGAGCTGAACCATATTGCTCACGCCAGCAACCACCAGGGCGTGGTGCTGAAGGTAGAGCCCTACGAGTACGCCACCTTGGACCAGCTGGCCAGCAAGGCCGAAAAGCATGCGACCGCTGTGGCCGGTATTGGCGGAAGCACAGCGATTGCCGCCCGCCCCCTCTTCATTGCCCTGGACGGCGTGACTGACCCGCAGAACTTGGGTGCCGTCATCCGCTCGGCCGCAGCTTTTGGTGCCTCGGGCGTGATTTTGCCCGAACGGCGATCGGCCTCGGTCACTGCAGCAGCCTGGAAGGTCTCGGCGGGAGCCGCGGCCCACCTGCCCGTAGCTCGCGTGGTCAACCTCACCAAAGCGATTGAAGCCCTGCGCGACCGCGGTTACTATGCCGTTGGCCTGGACGGCGGCGGCAGAACGCTGGTGGGAGAAACTGGATTCGAAAGCGACCCGCTGATTGTGGTCCTGGGTTCGGAAGGCAAGGGCTTGAGCCGCCTGGTCCGCGAGGCCTGCGATACCATCGCCAGCATCCCCATCTCGTCCGCCGTGGAATCGCTCAACGCATCCGTGGCCGCTGGCATCTCCCTGTACGCCGTCGCCACCGCCCGCCGCAAGGCCGCTGACGCCCCGTCTGAGGCGTAGACGGGCCGAAGCCTATTAACTCTACTCACATAACCATGAAAGGGCCAGCAGGACGTTCTTATGTGCCTTGCTGGCCTTTTTTATAGGCTCAGGGCCTCTCAGCTAGCCCAGACTGAGTCGTCCTGGTCGTCGCGGTAGAGGTCGTCCACGTCGTCGGAGTCGGCAGAGTCGTCGCGCCGACTGTCCGCCTCACTCCCCGCGCCCTGCGTTTCGTCATCTGCAGCGGCCTTGTTCCAGCGCTGGTCGTCATCCACCACAGCCGAATCGGCCTCATCGTTAATCGTTTTCATCTGGTCGGCGTCGAGCTTGTAGTCCGGCAGCGACTCGTCAATGTAGCTACGCACAGCCTCGCCCATGGGCACGTCGTGGCCAGCTTTCTCCGCCAGCAGCCAGCGCCGGGTCAGGACCTCGTGGAAGAACTGGGCGGGCTCAATCTGCGAGCGATATTCGGGCGGAATCATGCGAACTGTGGGTTCAAAAACCTCGCGCATCCAGTCGGTAGCCACGATTTCCAGGTCCTCACCCTGCCGCCAGGTGGAGGTGCGATACACGTCCAGATCGTTCAGGAGCCGCCGGGCCTGGTTCTCCTGCACGTCCAGTCCGGTCAGCCGCAGGAGCTTGCGGGAGGCGTAACCGGCATCGACCACGCGCGGCCTCACCAGCACCCGCTTGCTGTCCTCGTCGGTGTTCATCTCCAGCTCGTCCACATCGAAGCCCAAATCGTTGAGCTTGTTGACGCGCTTTTCAATCTTCCACATCTCGTCGGGCGAGAAGGACTCTTCGTCGGTCAGGGCCGACCAGAGCGAATGATAGCGCTCCACCAGGCGGTTGCCCACGCTCACCTCATCCACGTCCGAAGACAGGAGGTTGCCGGAATTCAAATCCATCAACTCGCCGATGATGTTGGTCCGGGCCAGGTCAATGTCGTACTCGCGCTGGCCGTCGGTCAGCGTCGGATAGAGGGCACCCGTCTCAGCGTCCACCAGAAAAGCCGCGAAAGAGTCCGCGTCGCGCAGGAAGAGCACGTTGGACAGGGACACGTCGCCCCAGTAGAAACCGCCCAAGTGCAGGCGCACCAGGAGCACCGCCAGAGCGTCAATCAGGCGCTCGGCCGTGTCCGGGCGCAGGTTGCGGGCGAAAAGCGCACGGTAGGGCAGGGAAAACTTTAAGTGCTTCGTGACTAACATTGCCTCGAGCGGCTGGCCCTGGCTGTCGTGGCGGCCTGTGACCACGGCTATGGGCTGCACAGTCGGCAGGTTGAGCTTCTGCAATTTGCGCAAGAGCTCATACTCGTGTTCAGCCACTTGCTGGGTGATCTCCTTCATGGCGTAGACTTCGCTGCCTACGTGCACGAAACGCACGACGTGCCGGGAAATACCGCGCGGCAGGTTGGCCAGAAGCTCCTGGGGCCAGGTCGCCAGTGGCTTCTCCCAAGGGAGCGTGAACATTTTCGGGTTTGAGCTGGCCGCCGTGATCTTGAGCGCCTCCGGCTCCCGGTCCGAAGCCGAATCGCTGGGTGCCTGCACGGAAGTAGCCTTGAGCGCCCTGGGATCCATTTGAGTGGCGTTGATCTGGTCAACCTGCCTGCCCACGGTTCGCAGCGCGGACGTATTCGCCTTTGTCATACTTCCTAATCTAATAGCCACCCACCCCAGAGGCGGTCGCCATGCCCGCAGCCCTGGTTCGGATAAAGAATGGTCCCATACCGTAAGGGTATGGGACCATTCTCAACATAAAAAATCGAGAAAAAGAATAGAGGAAACTACTGCATTGGCCCGGGGCTGGAAGTGGGATCGGCCTCCAACCCCGGGCAACAGTACTAGTTGAGACGCAGCTCTGTTGCGGGGGAGAACAGGTGCATCTTAGCTGGGTCGATGTGAATCTTGACCACGTCGCCAACCTTCGGCAACTGGCGGGGGCTCACACGAATGGTCGTCAGCTTGTTCTGATCGGACATAACCGTGGCCTTCTGAGCCGGGCTGTCATCGGTCAAAATGTTGCCGTAGATGTAGCCGTCAGAGCCCAAATCCTCGACGTTCGCCACCGACAGGGAGAAGGCATCTGAATCGCCAGCGCCAGCCAGCGAAGCATCCTCAGGGCGGAAGCCGACCACAATGCGGCCGTTGTCCTCAGGAGTGAGCTTGTCGACAGCCTCACGAGGCAGGCTGACCGTGTCTTCACCAATCTTGGCCTGGCCGTTGACGACCGGGTGGATGTTGATGTTCATCGAAGGCGAGCCAATGAAGCCGGCCACAAAGACATTGTCAGGGTGATCGTAGAGCTCAGTAGGAGCGCCGACCTGCTGGAGAATGCCCAGCTTGATGACGGCGATACGGTCGCCCATGGTCAGAGCCTCAGTCTGATCGTGGGTCACGTACAGGGTGGTGACACCCAGCTGACGCTGGAGGGCAGCAATCTGCGTACGGGTCTGCACACGCAGCTTGGCGTCCAAGTTCGAAAGCGGCTCATCCATCAGGAAGACCTTAGGCTGACGAACAATGGCGCGGCCCATAGCGACACGCTGACGCTGACCACCGGAGAGAGCCTTGGGCTTACGGTCCAGGAACTCGGTCAAATCCAAAATCTCAGCGGCCTTCTCGACGCGCTTACGGATTTCATCCTTAGGAGTACCGGCAATCTTCAGAGCGAAGCCCATGTTGTCGGCCACCGTCATGTGGGGATACAGAGCGTAGTTCTGGAAGACCATTGCAATATCGCGGTCCTTGGGCTGCATGGTCGTGACATCCTTGCCACCAATCATGATGCGACCCTTGTTGACCTCTTCCAGGCCTGCCAGCATACGCAGCGTCGTTGACTTGCCGCAGCCAGAAGGACCAACGAGGACTAGGAATTCACCATCTTTAATATCCAAATCGAGGTTATCTACCGAAGGCTCCGTGTTGCCTGGGTAGACGCGAGTGACATGCTCGAATACCACTTCTGCCATTTGATTTCCTTTCATCGGCAGGTACGTGCCGAACGATCCGTAGTGAAGGGTTTCCACTGTGGTACCGCCTCGAAACCTAGCCAGCTATGGAAAGGCCGCGGAACGGTTATTCATTTTTGCGGTTCAGAGATACTCTCCCTTGAGCCAAGCCCCAGTATACACCTCGGGCCCGCTGGCGGCTAGACCGGCGAGCCCAAAGCGTGTCGCCTAAAAGGAGCTCACCCGACTCAAAGCCCCTTGCAGGCCCCTGCCGAAAGCTCCCAAGCGCTCCTACTCCTCTGCCTTGCTCTCCTGCTTGAGCACCAACACGCCGTTGGGCTCGAGGTAAGCCTTGCCGTCCTCCAGGCGGGCCAACGAAGCCACCATCGGTTCGCCGGTGGCCGGAGTCGCTGTCTCGTGGTCGGTGCGGTTGAAGAGGAAGATGAAGCGCCGACCGCTGGTTTGGTCAGCGCGCTCAACCTGCAGAATATCGCCGTCGGCCTGACCCGCAATTCCCTCCAAGCCCATGGCCTTCAGGAGTTCCGGCAGGCTTTGGGCCAGGCCCTTGCGGCCCAGCTTGCCAGCCACATACGCCGCCTTGCCCTGCCCGAATTCGTTGACTGTGATGGCTGGCAGGCCGTCCAGTCCCGTGCGCTTAGGGGCCTGGAAGGTGGCCAGCACGCGAGCACTCGGCTCGACCGAAGTGATGACATCGGCCATATCGTGCGCCACGGCCCCGTTGCTCAGGTCCAAGTGGTCCAAGGTGCCCGGACCCGAACCCATGGGCGCAAACTCCTCGGAGCGCACACCCACTACGTCGCGGATTGAACCCGGGTAGCCGCCCAGCCAAATGTGGTCGCGCTCGTCGGAAATGCCCGTGTAATAGGTGACGAAAAGCTTGCCGCCGCCGGAGACGTAGTCGTGCACCCGCTGCGAATTCGCCTCGTCCAGCAGGTAGACCGCCGGCAGCACAGCCGCCTGGTAGGAGTCCCAGGGACCGCGCAGGGGGACGATATCCGCCGTAATACCCTGGTCGGCCAGGGCGCGGAACCAGTCCAGGGGCTCGGTCCAGTGGCGGACCTTTTGTGAAGGCGTGGCAGTGTGCTCGCTGGCCCATTCGCTCTGATAATCCTGCACTACGGCCACCTGAGACTTGGCCAGTTGGCTGCCCGGCAGGCCTTGCTCGGAGAGGAGCTCCAGGTCTGCACCCAGCTCGCAGACATCACTGAAAATCTGCGAATCTTCGCCCGCGTGCGGCAGCATAGCCGTGTGGAACTTCTCCGCTCCCGAGCGCGACTGCCGCCACTGGAAGTAGCAGATGGCATCCGCACCGAAAGCCAGGTGGGCCAAAGAGTCTCGCACGAGCTGGCCCGGCTCCTTACGGTAGTTGATAGGCCGCCAGTTGACCGCGCCCGTGGAGTGCTCCATGAGCCACCAGGGGCTCTTGCGGGCGATGCCGTCCACCAGCGAAGCCGTGTACGCCAACTCATCCAAGTGCGCCTCGCCGGGAGTGAAGTAGTGGTCGTTGGCCACAAAGTCCACCTCATAGCCCCAGTCGTCGTAATCCAGGTTGGAGCCCTCGGCAGAGACCATGAAGTTGGTGGTCAGCGGCAGGTCCGGCGTAATCTCCTGGAGAGTGTCGCGCTCGGCCATATAGAAGGCCTTCAAAGCATCGGAGCTAAAGCGCTTGAAGTCCAGGAGCTTGCCGGGATTCATGAAATTGCCGTTGCCAATGAAGCGGGGCGGCAAAATCTGCGTAAAGTTGTCCAAATGCTGGGACCAGAAGGCCGTGCCCCAGGCGTCGTTGAGGGCGTCGATGGTGCCATAGCGGTGCTTGCACCACTCCTGGAAAGCGCGCATAGCGTCATCGGAGTAGTCAAAGCGGTTATGGCAGCCGTACTCGTTGCCCACATGCCAGCCCACGATAGCCGGGTTGTCCTTGTAATGCTGGGCCAACGCGCGGCATAGCTTTAAGGCATAGTCGCGGAAAATGGGGCTGGTGGGGCGCCAATGCTGGCGGGCACCGGGCCACACCACGTCGCCGCGCTCGTCCCGCCAGAGCACCTCGGGGTGGGACTGGGTGAGCCACATAGGCGGGGAGGCTGTGGCCGAAGCGAGCAGCACGCCGATGCCGGCCGCGCTCAACTTGGCAATAATGCGGTCCAGCCAATCGAAGTCATAAATACCCTCCCGCGGCTCCAGCTTTGACCAGGAGAAAATGGCGAGAGAGACCACGTTGACGCCCGCTTTGCCCATGAGCTCCACGTCTTCGTCCCAGACCTCTTCCGGCCACTGATCAGGGTTGTAATCACCCCCGTACCAAATTTGATTGCCCTGCCCTTGCAGCGGCTGCGGCCAACGGTAGGCCCTGCGATCTGCCATTACTACGCTCCTTATATTCACTGCTTTGTGCGTCCTCACTGTAGTAGCAGCAAGGCATGACGTGTCAGGCTCATTCTACGGGGTTTGCCATGTTCGCGCGAGGGGCCACAATAGAGGTATGAGCACTTTAGATGCGCTGAATTTACAAGCTGGCGACGTGGTGGGCGGCTACACCCTGATTGCCCCCCTGGGCGGCGGCGCCATGGGGTCGGTCTGGCGGGCGCGCGACGACGGCGGGCAAGACTATGCCATGAAAATACTGCGGGACTCGCTCGCCGACGACGGACTCCAGGGCCCAGGATCCGAGCGCGCACAAGCCGAACGCACGTCAGCCCGCGAGCGCCTACGCCGGGAA
This window of the Bombiscardovia nodaiensis genome carries:
- the bga gene encoding beta-galactosidase, which produces MADRRAYRWPQPLQGQGNQIWYGGDYNPDQWPEEVWDEDVELMGKAGVNVVSLAIFSWSKLEPREGIYDFDWLDRIIAKLSAAGIGVLLASATASPPMWLTQSHPEVLWRDERGDVVWPGARQHWRPTSPIFRDYALKLCRALAQHYKDNPAIVGWHVGNEYGCHNRFDYSDDAMRAFQEWCKHRYGTIDALNDAWGTAFWSQHLDNFTQILPPRFIGNGNFMNPGKLLDFKRFSSDALKAFYMAERDTLQEITPDLPLTTNFMVSAEGSNLDYDDWGYEVDFVANDHYFTPGEAHLDELAYTASLVDGIARKSPWWLMEHSTGAVNWRPINYRKEPGQLVRDSLAHLAFGADAICYFQWRQSRSGAEKFHTAMLPHAGEDSQIFSDVCELGADLELLSEQGLPGSQLAKSQVAVVQDYQSEWASEHTATPSQKVRHWTEPLDWFRALADQGITADIVPLRGPWDSYQAAVLPAVYLLDEANSQRVHDYVSGGGKLFVTYYTGISDERDHIWLGGYPGSIRDVVGVRSEEFAPMGSGPGTLDHLDLSNGAVAHDMADVITSVEPSARVLATFQAPKRTGLDGLPAITVNEFGQGKAAYVAGKLGRKGLAQSLPELLKAMGLEGIAGQADGDILQVERADQTSGRRFIFLFNRTDHETATPATGEPMVASLARLEDGKAYLEPNGVLVLKQESKAEE
- a CDS encoding 23S rRNA (guanosine(2251)-2'-O)-methyltransferase RlmB, whose translation is MANKKGPTKGSGGKHRLKLRGRGPTPKAEDRVYHKAYKAKQENMKRQAADPRLAARRRADRFASDPSDLVLGRNAVLEALRVGVPSSQLYVGARLEHDDRTREIIRLAGQAGLNILEADRLELNHIAHASNHQGVVLKVEPYEYATLDQLASKAEKHATAVAGIGGSTAIAARPLFIALDGVTDPQNLGAVIRSAAAFGASGVILPERRSASVTAAAWKVSAGAAAHLPVARVVNLTKAIEALRDRGYYAVGLDGGGRTLVGETGFESDPLIVVLGSEGKGLSRLVREACDTIASIPISSAVESLNASVAAGISLYAVATARRKAADAPSEA
- a CDS encoding LPS kinase codes for the protein MTKANTSALRTVGRQVDQINATQMDPRALKATSVQAPSDSASDREPEALKITAASSNPKMFTLPWEKPLATWPQELLANLPRGISRHVVRFVHVGSEVYAMKEITQQVAEHEYELLRKLQKLNLPTVQPIAVVTGRHDSQGQPLEAMLVTKHLKFSLPYRALFARNLRPDTAERLIDALAVLLVRLHLGGFYWGDVSLSNVLFLRDADSFAAFLVDAETGALYPTLTDGQREYDIDLARTNIIGELMDLNSGNLLSSDVDEVSVGNRLVERYHSLWSALTDEESFSPDEMWKIEKRVNKLNDLGFDVDELEMNTDEDSKRVLVRPRVVDAGYASRKLLRLTGLDVQENQARRLLNDLDVYRTSTWRQGEDLEIVATDWMREVFEPTVRMIPPEYRSQIEPAQFFHEVLTRRWLLAEKAGHDVPMGEAVRSYIDESLPDYKLDADQMKTINDEADSAVVDDDQRWNKAAADDETQGAGSEADSRRDDSADSDDVDDLYRDDQDDSVWAS
- the msiK gene encoding ABC transporter ATP-binding protein, yielding MAEVVFEHVTRVYPGNTEPSVDNLDLDIKDGEFLVLVGPSGCGKSTTLRMLAGLEEVNKGRIMIGGKDVTTMQPKDRDIAMVFQNYALYPHMTVADNMGFALKIAGTPKDEIRKRVEKAAEILDLTEFLDRKPKALSGGQRQRVAMGRAIVRQPKVFLMDEPLSNLDAKLRVQTRTQIAALQRQLGVTTLYVTHDQTEALTMGDRIAVIKLGILQQVGAPTELYDHPDNVFVAGFIGSPSMNINIHPVVNGQAKIGEDTVSLPREAVDKLTPEDNGRIVVGFRPEDASLAGAGDSDAFSLSVANVEDLGSDGYIYGNILTDDSPAQKATVMSDQNKLTTIRVSPRQLPKVGDVVKIHIDPAKMHLFSPATELRLN
- a CDS encoding gamma-carboxymuconolactone decarboxylase; the encoded protein is MAIKQTAGHDQLGEFAPLFAHLNDDVLFGEVWSRESEMSAHDRSLITCAGLMSMGLFPQLKSHLEIAKRNGVTRSEIVELITHLSFYAGWPKAWSAFELAKEIFGEDPAQGAAGQGATPEHGPYPLGNPADGPNFTGHAWLHMLTEPDAECSAGNVTFEPGCVNRWHTHPHGQLLLVTAGRGWEQEEGKEPRELKPGDVVFCPPNVRHWHGASLASAITHVAVTPAANGESPVTWQDFPDAAAVAKLG